The following proteins are co-located in the Leptospira weilii genome:
- a CDS encoding VOC family protein, whose product MIIVEGIDYFLIPAENPEVSAKFYSDIFDFESVNEKSGEYVLMGLDSINIRLQKISGFKNSLGESKIPVLSFVLDVDDFTEAIAELEENKISIIRGPETNNNGEFLHFLDPAGNVLEISYKD is encoded by the coding sequence ATGATTATCGTTGAAGGAATCGACTATTTCTTAATACCTGCGGAGAACCCGGAAGTTTCTGCGAAGTTTTATTCTGATATATTCGATTTTGAATCGGTAAATGAAAAATCAGGCGAATACGTCCTGATGGGACTGGATTCAATCAATATTAGGCTTCAAAAGATTTCCGGTTTTAAAAATTCTTTAGGCGAAAGTAAAATTCCGGTTCTAAGTTTTGTTTTAGACGTGGACGATTTTACCGAAGCGATCGCGGAACTAGAAGAAAATAAGATTTCCATTATCCGCGGACCCGAAACCAATAATAACGGCGAATTCTTGCATTTCCTAGACCCCGCAGGTAACGTTTTAGAGATTAGTTATAAAGATTGA